The Vibrio sp. SNU_ST1 genome has a segment encoding these proteins:
- a CDS encoding cell division protein ZapC: MMLKPSDTWSWYYDEQQCSLMLNLGEDMIFKTNLVRNKLVDCAFRDNEFTVDDASSYQTFKEQISGLELSEPRQAELALYCVAAKRFHKPVQPKSWFFDSQGAGHDSPKEGDIVQMNNEHSLGYFIVLEVGECASLCAFVDLEEFLLTPSKGLSFGDSIKVMHDRMVDANSILHFHHTHIAMVG; this comes from the coding sequence ATGATGCTTAAACCTAGCGATACATGGAGTTGGTATTACGATGAGCAGCAATGTTCATTAATGCTAAACCTCGGAGAGGATATGATTTTCAAAACGAATCTGGTCCGCAATAAGCTGGTAGACTGCGCGTTTAGAGATAATGAATTCACCGTTGATGACGCATCTTCATACCAAACCTTCAAAGAACAAATTTCTGGCTTAGAACTGTCTGAGCCTCGCCAAGCTGAACTCGCACTATATTGTGTGGCAGCAAAGCGCTTCCACAAGCCTGTACAGCCTAAAAGTTGGTTCTTCGATTCACAAGGCGCTGGCCACGACTCTCCTAAAGAAGGGGATATCGTACAAATGAATAACGAGCATAGCCTAGGTTACTTCATTGTATTAGAAGTGGGAGAGTGTGCGAGCCTATGTGCATTTGTCGACTTAGAAGAGTTTCTGCTCACACCTTCAAAAGGGTTAAGCTTTGGAGACTCGATTAAGGTGATGCACGATAGGATGGTAGACGCGAACTCTATTCTTCATTTTCATCATACACATATTGCAATGGTCGGTTAA
- a CDS encoding NAD-glutamate dehydrogenase — translation MTARETVVPVLLEKVYKLIQDKLDLAHRPLVTQLAQHLFSNVSHDDLTQRNESDLYGAVVSLWHHINEKKADQISVRVFNPTVSRQGWQSTHTIVEIVVPDSPFLVDSVKMALTRLDLSSHLMLHNPTQISRSDKGSVVGVSNNEGAFQSLFHIEVDRLSSKAEMTALKTELLDIFTDTGLVVNDWLKMVEKLEEVTNQVEKQKESIPVDGQRFDETLAFLRWLGEHNFTFMGYKEYDLVSVNGDTELQPTKEQGLGLFANSDRVRNVKLSEFSDSARLEAKKPYVLIVTKGNTASRIHRPAYNDYIGIKKFDKNGKVIGEHRFTGLYTSAVYNQTVETIPLVREKVERILDASGYREGSYSYKALHNILENYPRDELLQAREEELLEVGTGVVQMQDRDLLRLFVRKDPFGRFFSCMVYVTKDRYNTELRRQTQRILKQYFGCEEEVEFTTYFSESPLARTHYIVRVDNNNMDVDVKTIEQNLMEVSSTWDDRLSESIVANFGESKGLPLSKEYMRAFPRSYKEDMMPGSAVADIERLEALSEDNKLGMLFYRPQEEAVDSKAVRLKLFYHSDEPIHLSDVMPMLENFGLRVIGESPYEVRKTNGVTYWILDFSMLHKSDKTIDLREARDLFQQAFAAIWEGELDSDGFNRLVLGAALSGREISILRAYARYMRQVGFPFSQQYIEDTLSHYPDLAKGLVSLFGKRFDPKLKGSAKGQQDLIKKITEQLDHVESLDDDRIIRRYMEMITATLRTNYYQLDDNKQSKPWLALKMRPSEIPDIPAPVPAFEIFVYAPDIEGVHLRGGKVARGGLRWSDRQEDFRTEILGLVKAQQVKNTVIVPVGAKGGFVCKRQHTMSGRDEIFAEGQRCYKRFIRALLDVSDNIIEGEVIPPKSVVRHDEDDPYLVVAADKGTATFSDLANSVSAEYNFWLGDAFASGGSNGYDHKAMGITAKGGWESVKRHFREMGINCQTTDFTAIGVGDMAGDVFGNGMLLSKHIRMQAAFNHMHIFIDPNPESASSWVERERLFNLPRSSWEDYNKDLISQGGGIFSRRAKSISLTPEIQKMLGTKKASMAPNDLIKAILSMQVDLLWNGGIGTYVKSSNETHTDVGDRANDVLRIDGRDLKAKVVGEGGNLGMTQLGRIEYALTGGRVNTDFVDNVGGVDCSDNEVNIKIFLNGLVSNGDLTVKQRNQVLESMEDEVGEIVLDDAYCQAESISVTEHQGVGLVKEQIRFIHTMEKAGYLDRGLEYIPDDETLLEREKQGQGLTRPELSVLVAYGKMVLKEDLVSDDIANDEFHAQQLMQYFPTALRRNYSQHMDNHPLRSEIIATALANQMVNEMGCNFVTRLQEETGANIVDIANAYAASREIYGLGKVLKSIRELDNVSSSEAQYELIYHVRRTLRRLARWLLRNRSGKQSVKALIELYQGDVLTITEKLDENLVASEVEEHNAMAQLWIDQGVNAELANSVARLSSLYSALDISTVARETGKTVQQASKLYFNLGDRLSLHWFLKQINGQAVDNNWQALARAAFREDLDWQQRQLTGQVLNCGCASDIDVIKALDDWMESNSVSLHRWESILNEFKVGSVHEFAKFSVALRELMLLNLNCMSTD, via the coding sequence ATGACCGCACGTGAAACTGTGGTTCCAGTTTTACTTGAAAAAGTTTACAAACTGATTCAAGACAAACTTGACCTTGCTCATCGACCTCTCGTAACTCAACTTGCTCAACATTTGTTTAGTAATGTTTCTCACGACGATCTAACTCAGAGAAACGAATCCGATTTATATGGTGCTGTAGTTAGCTTATGGCATCACATCAATGAAAAGAAAGCTGACCAAATCTCTGTTCGTGTTTTTAACCCGACAGTAAGTCGTCAAGGTTGGCAATCTACTCACACTATCGTAGAGATAGTCGTACCAGATAGCCCATTCCTTGTAGACTCTGTAAAAATGGCGCTGACTCGCCTAGACCTTTCTTCTCACCTTATGCTTCACAATCCAACACAAATCTCTCGCTCTGATAAGGGTAGTGTTGTCGGCGTTAGCAATAACGAAGGTGCATTCCAATCGCTTTTCCATATCGAAGTAGACCGTCTTAGCAGCAAAGCTGAAATGACAGCGCTCAAAACGGAGCTACTGGATATCTTTACCGATACTGGTTTAGTCGTGAACGATTGGCTGAAGATGGTTGAAAAACTTGAGGAAGTAACGAATCAAGTTGAAAAGCAAAAAGAAAGCATTCCTGTAGACGGTCAACGTTTTGATGAGACGTTGGCGTTTCTTCGTTGGTTAGGCGAGCACAACTTTACGTTCATGGGCTACAAGGAATATGACCTTGTTTCTGTAAATGGCGACACAGAACTACAACCGACCAAGGAGCAAGGTCTTGGTTTGTTTGCGAATTCAGATCGTGTGCGTAACGTTAAGCTGTCTGAGTTTTCTGATTCGGCACGTCTTGAAGCCAAAAAGCCTTATGTACTTATCGTAACCAAGGGCAACACGGCTTCACGCATTCACCGCCCAGCTTATAATGATTACATTGGTATTAAGAAGTTCGATAAGAACGGTAAAGTCATTGGTGAACACCGCTTTACTGGTCTTTACACCTCTGCCGTTTATAACCAAACCGTTGAAACGATTCCTCTTGTTCGCGAGAAAGTAGAGCGTATCTTAGACGCGAGTGGTTACCGTGAAGGTTCATACTCTTACAAAGCACTGCACAACATTCTAGAAAACTACCCGCGAGATGAACTGCTTCAAGCTCGTGAAGAAGAACTGCTTGAAGTCGGTACTGGCGTAGTTCAAATGCAAGATCGCGATCTTCTGCGTTTGTTTGTTCGCAAAGACCCGTTTGGCCGTTTCTTTAGCTGCATGGTTTACGTTACCAAAGATCGTTACAATACCGAACTTCGTCGTCAAACCCAACGCATCTTGAAGCAGTATTTCGGTTGCGAAGAAGAGGTCGAATTCACGACATACTTCTCTGAAAGCCCACTGGCAAGAACGCACTATATTGTTCGTGTTGATAACAACAACATGGATGTGGACGTGAAAACAATTGAGCAAAATTTAATGGAAGTATCGTCTACGTGGGATGACCGCCTGTCTGAATCAATCGTTGCTAACTTCGGTGAGAGCAAAGGTCTTCCGTTATCGAAAGAGTACATGCGTGCATTCCCACGTTCGTACAAAGAAGACATGATGCCTGGTTCTGCTGTTGCAGACATCGAGCGTCTAGAAGCACTAAGTGAAGACAACAAACTGGGTATGCTTTTCTACCGTCCTCAAGAAGAGGCAGTAGACTCTAAAGCTGTTCGTTTGAAGCTGTTCTACCACAGTGATGAGCCGATTCACCTGTCTGATGTTATGCCAATGCTTGAAAACTTTGGCCTGCGCGTTATTGGTGAATCACCTTATGAAGTACGCAAGACCAATGGGGTGACTTATTGGATCCTTGATTTCTCGATGCTGCATAAGAGTGACAAGACGATTGATCTTCGTGAAGCGCGCGATCTATTCCAACAAGCCTTTGCTGCGATTTGGGAGGGTGAATTAGACAGCGATGGTTTTAACCGCTTGGTATTGGGTGCTGCTCTTTCTGGCCGTGAAATCTCAATCTTACGTGCGTATGCGCGTTACATGCGCCAAGTGGGTTTCCCATTTAGCCAACAATACATTGAAGACACATTGTCTCATTACCCAGATCTAGCGAAAGGGTTAGTGAGCTTATTCGGCAAGCGTTTTGATCCTAAATTAAAGGGTAGCGCGAAAGGCCAACAAGATCTTATTAAGAAGATCACTGAACAGTTGGATCATGTAGAAAGCTTGGATGATGATCGTATCATTCGTCGTTACATGGAAATGATCACAGCAACGCTTCGTACTAACTACTACCAGTTAGACGACAACAAACAGTCTAAACCTTGGTTGGCTCTGAAAATGAGACCAAGCGAGATCCCAGATATCCCAGCGCCGGTTCCTGCGTTTGAGATCTTCGTTTACGCACCAGACATTGAAGGTGTGCATCTACGTGGCGGTAAAGTCGCTCGTGGTGGTTTACGTTGGTCAGATCGTCAAGAGGATTTCCGTACTGAGATTCTAGGCCTAGTTAAAGCACAACAAGTTAAGAACACAGTAATTGTACCGGTTGGTGCAAAAGGTGGTTTCGTTTGTAAGCGTCAGCACACTATGTCTGGCCGAGACGAGATCTTCGCTGAAGGTCAACGTTGTTACAAGCGCTTCATCCGTGCACTACTAGACGTATCAGACAACATCATTGAAGGTGAGGTTATTCCACCTAAGAGCGTTGTTCGTCACGATGAAGATGATCCGTATTTGGTTGTTGCCGCCGATAAAGGTACCGCAACGTTCTCAGATCTAGCAAACTCAGTATCTGCTGAATACAATTTCTGGTTAGGCGATGCATTTGCCTCTGGTGGCTCTAACGGTTATGACCATAAAGCTATGGGAATAACGGCGAAAGGCGGCTGGGAATCTGTTAAACGTCACTTCCGTGAAATGGGCATCAACTGTCAAACAACGGACTTCACCGCTATCGGTGTAGGTGATATGGCGGGCGATGTGTTTGGTAACGGCATGCTGTTGTCTAAGCATATTCGTATGCAAGCTGCGTTTAACCACATGCATATTTTCATCGACCCGAATCCAGAATCAGCATCAAGCTGGGTAGAGCGTGAGCGCTTGTTTAATCTACCTCGCTCAAGCTGGGAAGATTACAACAAAGACCTGATTTCTCAAGGTGGTGGCATTTTCTCTCGTCGAGCGAAGTCTATCTCTCTGACGCCTGAAATTCAGAAAATGCTGGGTACTAAGAAAGCATCAATGGCACCGAATGATTTGATCAAAGCGATCTTGTCTATGCAGGTTGATCTTCTTTGGAATGGTGGTATCGGTACTTACGTTAAGTCTTCAAACGAGACTCATACAGATGTAGGTGACCGTGCAAATGACGTGCTGCGTATCGATGGCCGTGACCTAAAAGCTAAAGTTGTTGGTGAAGGCGGTAACTTGGGTATGACTCAACTGGGTCGTATTGAATACGCGCTGACGGGTGGCCGAGTTAATACCGACTTTGTTGATAACGTTGGTGGTGTTGACTGTTCGGATAATGAAGTAAACATTAAGATCTTCTTGAATGGTTTGGTGTCTAATGGTGATCTAACCGTTAAGCAACGTAACCAAGTGCTTGAATCGATGGAAGATGAAGTTGGCGAAATCGTTCTAGACGACGCATATTGTCAAGCTGAGTCTATTTCGGTTACTGAGCATCAAGGTGTTGGTTTAGTAAAAGAGCAAATCCGCTTTATTCATACAATGGAAAAAGCAGGGTACTTGGATCGTGGTTTGGAATACATCCCAGATGACGAAACACTGCTCGAGCGTGAAAAACAGGGCCAAGGCCTAACAAGACCTGAGCTTTCTGTACTTGTCGCTTACGGAAAAATGGTGCTTAAAGAAGATCTTGTTAGTGATGATATCGCTAATGATGAATTCCATGCTCAACAGCTTATGCAGTACTTCCCAACAGCGTTACGTCGTAACTATTCTCAGCACATGGATAATCATCCACTACGTTCTGAAATCATTGCGACGGCACTGGCTAATCAAATGGTTAACGAGATGGGCTGTAACTTCGTTACTCGTTTGCAAGAAGAGACGGGCGCGAATATTGTTGATATTGCCAATGCTTACGCGGCATCACGTGAAATCTATGGTCTTGGCAAAGTTCTGAAGAGCATCCGTGAACTGGACAATGTTTCAAGTTCTGAAGCTCAATATGAATTAATCTACCATGTTCGCCGTACACTTCGTCGCTTGGCTCGTTGGTTGCTAAGAAACCGTAGCGGTAAACAGTCAGTGAAAGCACTGATTGAACTTTACCAAGGTGATGTTCTTACTATCACAGAGAAACTGGATGAAAACCTAGTGGCTTCTGAAGTAGAAGAGCATAACGCAATGGCACAGCTATGGATTGACCAAGGCGTAAACGCTGAGTTGGCTAATTCGGTTGCGCGTTTGTCTAGCTTGTACTCGGCACTGGATATATCCACAGTAGCTCGTGAGACGGGTAAAACAGTACAACAAGCGTCGAAGCTTTACTTCAACCTTGGCGATCGTTTGTCTCTGCACTGGTTCTTGAAGCAAATCAATGGTCAAGCTGTAGATAACAACTGGCAAGCACTAGCGCGTGCAGCATTCAGAGAAGATCTGGATTGGCAGCAACGTCAGCTAACTGGCCAAGTGCTTAACTGCGGTTGTGCTTCAGACATCGATGTGATTAAAGCGCTTGATGATTGGATGGAAAGTAACTCTGTTTCTCTACATCGTTGGGAAAGTATCCTCAATGAATTCAAAGTGGGCTCGGTTCATGAGTTTGCCAAGTTCTCAGTAGCACTGCGTGAATTGATGTTGTTAAATCTAAATTGCATGTCGACAGATTAG
- the pyrD gene encoding quinone-dependent dihydroorotate dehydrogenase: MLYRLARTGFFQLDAEKAHDLAIQNFKRFTGTPIDLLYRQQLPNRPVECMGLTFKNPVGLAAGLDKNGECIDAFGAMGFGFVEVGTVTPRPQAGNDKPRLFRLVEAEGIINRMGFNNLGVDNLIENVKKSNYDGILGINIGKNKDTPIEKGAEDYLICMEKVYQYAGYIAVNISSPNTPGLRSLQYGEALDDLLSELKTKQSELEEKHGKYVPLALKIAPDLSDDEISQICESLIKNKIDGVIATNTTLDRSIVEGMKHCDEAGGLSGRPVQSRSTEVVRKLHEELGDALPIIGVGGVDSYVAAKEKMMAGAKLVQVYSGFIYKGPGLVGDIVKNL; this comes from the coding sequence ATGCTCTACCGTCTAGCCAGAACTGGCTTTTTCCAACTTGATGCCGAAAAGGCACATGATCTTGCAATTCAAAATTTCAAACGCTTCACAGGCACTCCTATTGATCTTTTGTATCGCCAACAATTACCTAATCGACCTGTAGAATGCATGGGTCTTACTTTTAAAAACCCAGTTGGCCTAGCTGCTGGCCTAGATAAAAACGGCGAATGTATTGATGCATTTGGCGCAATGGGTTTTGGTTTCGTAGAAGTAGGAACGGTGACTCCTCGTCCACAAGCAGGTAATGACAAACCACGTCTGTTCCGTCTTGTTGAAGCTGAAGGTATCATCAACCGCATGGGGTTCAATAACCTAGGCGTGGACAATCTTATTGAGAACGTTAAGAAGTCGAACTACGACGGCATCTTAGGTATCAACATCGGTAAGAATAAAGACACACCAATTGAAAAGGGCGCTGAAGATTACTTGATCTGTATGGAGAAGGTATATCAATACGCTGGTTACATTGCTGTGAACATCTCTTCACCCAATACTCCAGGACTTCGCTCTCTACAATACGGCGAAGCTCTAGACGATCTATTGTCTGAACTTAAAACGAAACAATCTGAACTAGAAGAGAAGCATGGTAAATATGTTCCTCTTGCTCTTAAGATTGCTCCGGATCTAAGTGATGACGAAATTAGCCAAATTTGTGAATCATTGATCAAAAATAAGATCGATGGTGTAATCGCAACAAACACAACATTGGATCGTTCAATCGTTGAAGGCATGAAACATTGCGATGAAGCGGGTGGCCTAAGTGGACGTCCTGTTCAATCTCGCAGTACGGAAGTGGTTCGTAAACTTCACGAAGAACTTGGTGACGCATTACCGATCATCGGGGTAGGTGGCGTTGATTCGTATGTTGCTGCGAAAGAGAAAATGATGGCAGGCGCGAAGCTTGTACAAGTTTACTCTGGTTTCATCTACAAAGGCCCAGGTCTTGTAGGCGACATCGTTAAAAATTTATAG